The DNA sequence ACCGGAGACAATGACCGGGTCAATGTCCTTGTTATCACTGAACAGATCAATGATCGCCTGGAAAATCAGCTGGTGGGCTGGTCGGTAGAAATCCTCCGGCACCAGGACATCCAGAATGTCAATGACGGTGTTCGGGCTGAGCAGCATGGCGCCCAACACGCCCATCTCGGCGTCATTGTCATAGGGAGGGGATCGGAAATCACGATACTCACGGGGACCATCATCATCACGCCCCTTGCGACCACGCCCACGGTTGGAATCCCTGTTGGAATCCCTGTTGAAGTCACCACCGCGGTGGTCCGACCCTCTTCCCGGACCGCGGTCAGCGCCACCACCGAAGGGTGAGCTGCCCCCGGGACTGAAGTCCACATCCTCGAAGGCCGGGGACGGTAGATCCCCGTCATCCGGCGGGAAGGACTCGCCTGGCGCCTCCGAAGGAACCGGGGGCACAAAGTCATCATCAAAACTCGCTGGCGATACATCAGCTGACATGGCTGATCCCCTTTCTCATAGCCTGCCTAACTCTAGTGTTTCGTGGCCCCATAGTCATTTTTTCTCCGCCCCTGGAAAACTTCACTTCTGCCACCTGGGTTTCTATGGATCACCCGGTTTCTCCCCAGAACTATCCACAAAACAATAGGTGAACAAAACCTGTTATCCCCAGATTCTTCCCCAATCCCACCGAGTTTCCCACAATCGAGCCCCCAGCCTGTGGATAACTTGTGGATAACTCCCCGACCCCCTCCCCGGAGATTCACATCACAGCAGCTCACAGCATCAAACCTACCTGTGGACAACTGTGGACAAACAGTGGATAACTCCCTCTACCAGAGGTTTTAGGACTTCGAATACCCGTTCACTGCGGTTAAGCAGGGCTTTTGTCATTTACTAACACCAGGTTAACTATCCACATTTTGGGGAAGTTATCCACAGGCCGGGGATAACTATCAACAGACCCCTTTGATACGGAGATTTTAGGCAGGAATTCTCCCACACTGGAGTGGAACTGGGGTGCCTGATCCACTACGGGATTCGTGGTGGGCGTCGCAAAGCACAGCAACGCCGGGGACCAGCGACCCCCCGCTGCCATGCCGGGCCACCACCAACCGGTTGCGGCCGGTTGTAGAAAGATTTCAACCCCACACCTGCTGTTTGGTGTGGGGTTGAAAGCTGCTGTTGTCGTTGGGCGTTCACCAATCTTTGGGGAACACCGCCGTCGCGTGCGCGTTGTCGTTACGCTGCGACGACCTCAAACTTCACGCGGGACACAATGCCCTCATGAATTTTTGCTTCTACCTGGTACTTACCGGTGGTCTTAACCAGGTTCTTCGGGAGAACAATGGCACGCTTGTCCAGGTTCGGGCCGCCGGCTGCCTTGACTGCGTCGACGATGTCGTCAGCCTTGACAGAACCGAACAGCTTTCCGCTCTCGGAGGTGCGGACTGCAACCTTGACACCCTCAAGTGCCTCAAGCTGAGCCTTAACTTCGCGAGCGTGGTCGAGGTCGCGGATTGCGCGAGCCTCCTGGGCACGCTTGATGCCCTCGATCTGCTTCTCAGCGCCCGGGGTAGCCGGAATGGCCAGGCCACGCGGGAGCAGCAGGTTACGTCCGTAGCCGTCCTTGACCTCTACGATGTCGCCAGCGACACCGAGGTTATCAACGGCGGCGGTGAGGATCAGCTTCATGATCCCTGCCTTTCGTGGTTTTTAAGATGTGATGTTGGAAAAGAAGAAAAGTTTAGAACGGGGGCTCATCGTCTGCGCCACCGAATCCGCCACTACCGGCGGGGGGTGCAGAATTCCATGGATCGTTGTCGGGGGCTGCTGCCTGATTGCCGCCGCCTCCGAAACCACCCTGGTTGAAGTTGTTGCCGGACTGGCCCTGGTTTCCACCGGGGTTTCCACCCTGGTTTCCTCCAAAACCGCCCTGGTTCCCCTGCTGTCCGCCGAAGCCACCGGCGTTCTGGTTGAATCCGCCTTGGCCGCCACCCGGGTTTCCACCCTGGTTGCCGCCGAAGCCACCCTGGCCACCACCCTGATTTCCGCCGAAGCCGCCCTGGCCACCAC is a window from the Corynebacterium faecale genome containing:
- the rplI gene encoding 50S ribosomal protein L9; the encoded protein is MKLILTAAVDNLGVAGDIVEVKDGYGRNLLLPRGLAIPATPGAEKQIEGIKRAQEARAIRDLDHAREVKAQLEALEGVKVAVRTSESGKLFGSVKADDIVDAVKAAGGPNLDKRAIVLPKNLVKTTGKYQVEAKIHEGIVSRVKFEVVAA